The sequence AATATATATCCTAATGTAAGCTTAAATTTACTTACTGGTGAAACCCAAAAAGCACCCATTCTCTTTTTATCTTCATCTTCTATCATAATTCCAACTACTGCAAGAGTAACAGTTACAGAATTCACAACAATTATACCAGCCATAACCCATGAATTCACTAGAAATGTTGCCTTCACTCTTTCAACAGATACTAATCCTAAAACATTATCTACGTTCATTTTTCCTAAAAAAATCACCATTAGTCCTATAATTATAAACATTGATAATAGAGAAAAAAATACAGTGGTTTTATCCTTTAAATATAGAAGTATATTTCTTTTTGTTAACATCATTACTGTTTTCATTTCTAAGCCTCCCTTAATGACTTTCCTGTAATATTTAAAAATGCATCTTCCATTGTTCCTTGTACTACCTCAAAAGAATTTATATGCTGTTGAAGTTTTTCAAGCAAAGATATTGCAAATAGGCTATTAGGGATCTCTATATTCAATCTATTAGTGTCTTCCTTATATTTAATGCTATTTGATTTCAAAATACTTTTTACCGTCTCCTTATTAGCTGGTTCCACTTTTAGCTTATCCATAGAATACTCTTCTTTTAATTTAAACGGAGTTCCACTAGCTACAATTCTCCCTGCATCCATAACAGAAATATGTTGTGCTTTTGCTGCCTCTTCCATATAGTGAGTTGTTAAAAATACAGTCATTTTCATTTCTTTTCTTAAATACTCTATACTATTCCATAAATTCTGACGAGTTTTAGGATCAAGCCCTGTAGTTGGCTCATCCAAAAACAAAATTTCTGGAGTATTCATAAGTGCTCTTGCTATATCGCAACTTCTCTTCTGTCCACCAGATAACTCTTTAAAAGGTCTATTTAACAAATCTCCTATTTTTAATATCTCACATACGTTGTCCAAATTCTTTTTTATCTTTTTTGTATTGCTTTCATATAAATAGGCTCTTGAAATTAGATTTTGTTTTACAGTTAATAATCCATCTAAAGAATTTTCTTGAAACACCACTCCTATTTTATTTCTTATTTCCTTATCTTTCTTTCCAAGTTCCATCCCACACACTTGTACATTGCCTGAAGTCTTTTGTGCTAGGGTGCAGATCATATTTATGGTTGTAGATTTACCAGCACCATTAACCCCTAAGAAGCCAAACAATTCTCCTTTTTGTACTTCAAAACTAATATCATTAACTGCTTTTACATTACCAAAACTTTTACTCAAATTTTTAACCTTTATTATAGTTTCCATACTCTATATTCTCCTTTTTTCTTTGTTAACCTTGGCTACAAATCAAGTATATTTGCATAACAAAAAACCTACAATACCATTTATTGTAGGTTGCATTAGTGAGTGTGTGAGTTACATATATAAGCATATATGTTACTGATTTTTATCTTATTATTTTACATATCTGAAATTGCATATTATTTATCTATAATTGAAAAACTAATTTTTAACCAAAGCATTAAAGGAGATGAACAAAATGAACTATAAAATGGCAGATATGAATGAAGCAGAAATTAAAGCAATACAAAAAGCTGAAGAATCATTAAAAGCTGAAACTGGTAAGGACTTTATATTGTTAGCTGTAGAACCAGATGATAAAAAGAAATAACTATTCTATTAAAAAAGTCCTAGAGATTTTCAAGCACTATGAATTCTATAAACAATATTATTTATAATTTCATAGTGCTTAATATATCTCTAGGATGCTCTTATTTAAATCGGTTATCTGTTTTATACAGCATTTGTTTTTGTTAGTTTTTTATTTCTGATTTATTCTTACTATATGGATTGTTAAATAAAGTAATTCCTCATAAGAAATTTCTTTATCTAATGCATTTTTAATATATTCTTCAATTAATTTTGCACACTTAAATTCTACAGGATATTCCTTAGTAATTTGATTGAAAATGAAACTATCTCTTGATTCAATAATTTTTCCATCAAGCAACCGCTGTATAAAGAACTGAAGATGAGTTAAAAATCTCGAATAATTTATTGAGTCCTTATCAATTTTTATTCCTAAATTATATTGAACTATATTAAATATAGCTTTCAAAAGTTTTACAGTTAGTAAGGTATTTTGCATTTCTCCCTCGTCTGTTTGAGCATTTACTATATGAAAAGCTATATTGGCAGCTTCTTCTTCTAATAATTCTATATTTAATTTTTCATTGATATACTTTACTGAATAAATACCAATTTCAAATTCCTTGGGATAAAACTTTTTAACTTCCCATATTAAACGATTTTGTATAGTAATATTCTTTTTATACCTCTCAATTGCATACGAAATATGATCTATTAATGTAATAAAAAGCTGGTCACTTAACTTTTTACCTAAATTTCTATTTGCATAATTTATAATATAATTGGTTATTTCAACATATTCACTTGGAGTTTGTTCAATAAGTCTAACATATTCTTTCATAGTAGTTTCATTTTTAAGAACAAATATTTTTTCAATTTTTTCTTTCTCTAAGACATCTCCTACTTTACTATTAAAACCAAGCCCTTTTCCCATAACAATAATTTCTTTTTTATTTTCATCTTCTGCTAAAATCAGGCTATTATTAAGTATTTTTCTTATGTTCATATCTTATTCACTCCAATATTATTTTCCTTATAAATTAGGCTTTGCTATTTTTAGTATTAAGATACATCGTTTAATCCCAAATACCTTTAATTAAACAAAGCCATAAATAAAATATTAAGCTAAATCACTACCATTAGTTACTATAACATTTTTATACCAGTAAAAACTCTTTTTCTTAATTCTTCTTAAATCCTTTAAATCAAATTCATCTCTGTCTACATAAATAAACCCATAACGCTTACCATAACCTTGATGTGTACTTACAACATCAATTGCTGACCAAGGGCAATATCCCATCACGTCAACGCCATCTGTTATAGCTAACTGTAATTGCTCTAAGTGCTTTTTTATGTATTCAATTCTATAATCATCATTTACTATATCATCTTCTTCTAATACATCAGGTGCACCTATTCCATTTTCAGTAATTAAAATAGGCAAGTTATATCTTTCATATACTTTTCTAAGAGTCATTCTTAAACCTACTGGATCCACAACCCATCCATATTTTGTTTTTCCTACATATGGATTTTCAGTAGCTCGATAAACACCTTGCTCTCCTAGCATTATTTGCTGATCTCCTGCTCTCGCACTTACATCAGACGCATCGTTTTTACTTGCAGCTATAGTTGCTGTGGAATAATAATTAATAGCTACAAAATCTGGTTTCCCATTTTTCAAAATTTCCATGTCCCCATCTTGTATAGTTGGAGCTAATTTTCTATCTACTAGATAACTCCATGCTAAAGGATTATATACTCCTTTTACTGCAACATCTAAAAAATTCCAGCATCGTATAGATTCCCAATTATGAGCAGCTATAGCATCATCCGGATTAGATGTATCTTGATACATCGCTGTTGTATTAAGTGCTGGACCAATTTTCCCATTAGCACACATTTCATGACATAACTTCATAGTCAATGCTTGAGCTAAGAGCATATGATGATTTTGTTTATACAACTCTTTTTTACTAGGTAATGTAGAACCTTTTGGAGTTCCTATAGCTCCTGGATGAAGAATCATTGTGTTTTGCTCATTTATTGTTAGCCAATACTTAACCTTGGAACCAAAACGTTCAAATAAAACTTTAGCATATCCTAAGAACGCATTAATGGTATCACGATTGCCCCATCCACCTTTTTGCTCTAACACATATGGTAAATCAAAATGATACATAGTAACTATTGGCTCTATGTTATTTTTAATTAATTCATCAATTAAATCATTATAAAAATTAATTCCTTTTTCATTTATTTCTCCTACTCCATAAGGGATAATTCTGGTCCATGCAATTGAAAAGCGGTACGCCTTTAATCCCATTTCTGCAAATAATTTCACATCTTCTTTATACCTATGATAATGATCACTTGCTATTTTAAAATCTGCTGTTCCCTCAGGATGATTACACATATCTATTATTGAAGGACTTTTTCCATCTTCATTCCATGCCCCCTCAACTTGATATGCTGAAGTTGATGCTCCCCATAAAAAGCTTTTAGGAAAATCTTTTGTATTAGTATAAATCATCTTTAAATCTCCTCTTTCTATGTTAAATATTCTATCATGAAATAATTATTTATTTAACTGTAATAATCTTTTCTCCAAATGATATATATTTATTTTTTTCTCCAACTATGCTTTCATATTTATCTGAATTAATAATTATTACTGGAGTAACAGTATCATATCCTAATTTCTTTATTTCATCTGCATCAAATTCTAATAATTTGTCTCCTATATTAATTCTATCTCCTTCTTTAACATAAGTTTTATAATGTTTTCCTTCAAGATTCACAGTATCAATACCTACATGTATTAACATTTCCACACCATTATCTCCCTTAATTGCTACTGCATGTTTTGATTCTAGTACTGTAGCAACTACACCATTAATTGGTGCACATACTATGCCTTCATTTGGAATTATAGCTACTCCCTGTCCTAGCAATCCACTTGCAAATACATCATCATTTACTTCACTTAAAGAAATTATCTCACCTGATAATGGGCTAACTACTTCAAATGTTTCATTTATAGCTTTAGTAGCATCATAATTTTTTTCTGTAAATAGATCAATTGAATCTCTATCTTCATTAGCTAATTGATTTTCTTCTATAGGATCATCAAATCCTAAAATCCAAGTTAGTGCAAAAGTAACTACAAAAGCAATTAAACAAGTGATTAATGCATGAACAATATTCATCGGATTTTTACCTATAAATACTGGAAGTGCTGCAAGCCCTGGTGATACAAATGCATAACGTACAAGCCCTGTAATTCCTGCATAAATACCTGCACATCCACCACCTATCATAGATGCTATTAACGGCTTTTTAAGTTTTAAAGTTACTCCGTAAAGTGATGGTTCTGTTATACCTATAAGTGCTGTAATACCTGCTGATCCTGCTAATTGTTTTAGGTTCTTATTTTTAGATTTAACAGCTACACATACTGTTGCTGCACCTTGTGCTATGTTAGAAGCTAACATTCCTGGTCCGTTGATCATTTCTGCACCCTTAGTTGAAAGTTGCATAGTTGCAATTGGTGTCATTGCCCAAGCTGTTCCTGTTACTACTAGTAGTGGTTGGAATGCACCCATTAATAAAGGAATTAACCAGCTAGCTCTTGAGTTTATGAATTCTGCTCCAGCAGCTACTAAATCATTAAGATATGTTCCAATTGGTCCGATTACAATTAATGCTAGTGGTGCTGTAAGTAATAATATTATTAGTGGTTTTGTGAAAAATTTTATAATTGATGGTGATACTTTATCTGCAAATCTTTCAATATAAGACATCACCCATACAGTTATAATAATAGGTAATACTGAGCCTGAATAATCAGCTAAAGTTACAGGGATACCAAATAAATGAACTGGACCTCCTGCTGCCATGAACTTAGCTAAAGTTGGATGTAATAATACTCCTGCTAATGTCATTGCAAGAATTGGACTACATTCAAATTTTATTGCTGCTCCATAAGCTAATAATACTGGCATGAAATAGAATGCTGAATCAGCAATCATATTTAATATTTGATAAGTTTGACTTTTATCAGTCATTACACCAGTTAATGTTAAAATTGCAAGAAGAGCTTTTATCATACCTGCCCCAGTGATAGCGGGAATCATTGGTGTAAATGTAGTAGATATTATACTAATTAAATGAGATACTATCCCTTCTTTTTTTTCATCTTTATTTGATGCTTTATTAGCTCCTTCTAAATTTCCTGTTTCATGAATTATTGCTCTATAAGCTTGTTGTACCTCATTTCCAATAACTACTTGAAATTGTCCACCTTTATCAACAACGCTAATTACTCCAGGTAACTCACCAATTTTTTTCACTTCAACTTTAGACATATCATTAAATTCAAATCGAAGTCTTGTGGCACAATGAGTCAACCGTCTTATATTCTCACCTCCACCCACAAGTTGTAAAATTTGAAGTCCTACTTTTTTATAATCCATTTTTATCACTCCTCCTATTTTTTAATATAAAAAAGACCTAAATAAAATGAACCTATCATAATTAGATAAGTGCACTTTTATTTAGGTCTTGCCTGCATTACCAGTAACACGCCTTAACAAAATGTGTTAAAACATATTTAATTGAAAACATTTACTTCTATATATGAATAATATCATACTTTATCTACACATGCAATATATTTTGTAGAATTTTATTTTTTTAATGTGCATTATGTCAAAAAAAGTCCTAGATTAATTCTAGGACTTACTCTTGATAGATATATTTATGCTGTGATTCTATTTACATTAAATTCTTATGCAAATGGATTTTCTGTTTTATATAACATTCCTTTTGGTAGATTGAATCCAACTTCTTCTACTCCTAAGTATCTGAATAGATTGAAGATTGCTTTTCCATAATATCCAAAAGCAACTGCTCCATGATGAGGATAATTTCTTTCAATTAATACATGACGGTAGAATCTTCCCATTTCAGGAATTGCAAATACTCCTATTGCTCCAAAAGAACGAGTAACTACAGGTAAAACTTCTCCTTCTGCTACATAAGCTCTTAACTTAGCATCTGCAGAACTTTGAAGACGGAAGAAAGTAATCTTTCCTGGCATCTTGTTTCCTTCGCCAAGTTCTGCTTCCATACTAGCTATAACTTCTGGAATTCTTGGATCATTTGCATGCTCATTAAATGCTGCAAATAAATCTAGTTCTAAATTTTCTTGAATTTCTACTCCTAGGTTATATAATTGTTTAATTGGAGCGTTACAAGCTAAGAAAATTTGTTATTACAATCATATACCATTGAAAAACTTTCCTTTTCTAAAATTGAATAAAGAATCTCATGAATGTATCGATATATATACTATAATTTTATTCGTTGTGCTATTTAATAATAACAGACTCTATAACAAAATTATTCGCTATACTTATGCTTTTATTAAAGGCTTATGTCCAAGTAATTATGCTATAATTAGCTTTTTAACCTTATTGTTTAAGAAGATAAGTATTAAAACTCATCTAAACATTTAAACAACTTTTACTTAGCTATTATAGAAACTTAAAATATAAAAACTATCTTAAAGTTCATTGAAATATTTATGATTCAAAATTACTATAACATATTGGCTTGTAGCTCTTGTGATATTGCCCATAAGTATCCAATTAAACCATATGAAAATTATCTATATATAGCACAATCAATTAAAATTATTTATAACCATTAAGTTATTCATATGAATTGTAAGAAATAAACACTTACACCACTACTATATCACTAAATATTTTATAGTTTAATTCATAAGAAAACTGCCATTTTAACACATAAGATAAAATACATAAATCAGGAGGAAACAAAATATGAAAATAAGAAAACTTTATAGTGTTGGAAATAAAATAATGCTCCAAATAATAGCCTTGGTAGTAAGTATATGTTGCATATCCTCTCTACTATCATACTACAAAACAAAAACAAATATATTGAATACTATGAATGATACATTAATAGAGAGAACAAAAGATAGTGCATCTTCAATAGAAAGAGAATTCTATCATAGACAAGAACAATTAAATTATATTGCTTCATTATCAGAAATACAATCAATGAATTGGAGTTTACAACAGCCACTACTATTAAATGAAATAAAAAAGTGGAACTATGATGGAATGTTCATTATGGATACTAATGGAAAGGGATATTACGCTGCAACATCTGAAATCAAAGATCAATCCAAAGACAGCTTTTTTAAAACAATGAAAGAAAAAGGATCTTTTATTACTGAACCTTTTATTAGGAAAGAACAGAAAGAATCTATAACAACCATTGTTACCCCAATTAAAAATAATAAAAATGCTATAGTTGGTTATCTATGTGGTACTATAAAATTAGATGATATAAATAAAATTGTTCAGTCTGTAAAAATGGGCAATGATGGATATGCATTTTTATTAAATAGTTCTGGTAATTTTGTTGCACATCAAAAAATGGATGTTGTCATAAACGGAACTAATTTCACAAATTATTTTAATAAAAATTCAGATAAAACAATCAGTAAAAATCTTCAAGATATTTTAAGTAAAATAAATTCTACTACAACATCAGTTGAAAAACTTAATTTAAAAGACTCTAGTATTTTTATCTCTCATACTCAAGTAAAAAATACACCTTGGTCAGTATGCCTTGTTGTTTCTCAAAAAGATATTTTAAGTGGAATTAGTGAAATTGCAGTGCAACAATTAATTTTGACAATTCTATTTATAATTGTTGGCATAGTAATTTCTATATTTATGAGAAAATATCTTTCGTCAGAAATAAATAATGTAAAACAGTATTCATCAGAATTATCTGCATATAATTTGTCTTATAGAGGAAAAGTAAAAACTAATAATGAATTCGGACAAGTTATAGAGGCTTTAAATTCAGGGGTTGAAACATTAAACTCAACAATCAAAGAAGTTAAGCTTAACAGTAATGAAATATGCTCTAGCAGTGAACAAATAGATTTGATGTTATCTGAAATTTCCTCTGAACTAGAAACATCAGCAGCAACAACAGAAGAAATATCAGCTAGTATGGAAGAATGTAATGCCTCCTTGCATGAGGTTAACTCAACTTCACAGTTAATAAGTAATAACACGAAAATTATGGTAAACAAAGCTAATGAAAGTGTTAAACTGGCAAAAAAAATTGAAGAGGATGCAACTCTCATCCATTCTGAAACTACTATATCAAAAGAGAATATTGAAAAAACCTACAAAAATTGCAGTATGAAATTAAAAGAGGCATTAGATAAAATCTCAATCGTTGAGAATATATCCTCAATGACAAATAGCATATTAGATATTTCAGAACAAACTAATTTGCTTTCTCTTAATGCATCAATAGAAGCCGCAAGAGCCGGAGAGCATGGAAAAGGTTTTGCTGTTGTAGCAGATGAAGTAAGAAAATTAGCTGAGGAATCATCTGTTACTGTTATCAACATACAACAAAATGTAGATAAAGCTTTAAATGCTGTCAAAGATCTATCTAGCACTTCAGAAGAGTTGTTATCAGTAGTAGAAAAAGATATATTAAATGATTATAAAAAATTGAGTGATGTTGCATTATCTTACAAATCAGCAGGAATTAATGTTAAACATATGGCATCAGACTTCTCAGATATTTCAGGTGAAATTTCTGATTCAATAGACACTATTGCTACTAATATTGAAGAACTTACAGAAGCTATTTCTGTTGTTTCTGAATCTTCAATCACTATAGCAGAAAATATGAACAACATTAATTCAAAGAAAGAATCTATATTAAATAACTCTGCAGAAAATAGGAGCAAATCTTCTAAGTTGTCTGACTTAGTAAACAAGTTTAACCTATAGCAATCAAACATCAAATACCTCGTATATTTTTATATTTTAGAAATAACCAATATGCATAATCCTAACTTTAAAAGTTGAAATTACATCATACTTTCATACAACAAATATTGCAAATCGTTTTACCTTATGGGCAACAAGATCTTTAACAATGTCCTTTAATAGCTTAAAGTGAATAAAATTGTATACAAATAAAAAACAAGGTGATATCGAACTTTATATTCAGTTTGATATCACCTATTAATAAATATTTGAACTTTCTATTTGTTTTTAGCTGTTTACATTAAATTCTTATGCAAATGGATTTTCTGTTTTATATAACATTCCTTTTGGTTGGTTGAATCCAACTTCTTCTACTCCTAAGTATCTGAATAGATTGAAGATTGCTTTTCCGTAGTGTCCAAAAGCAACTGCTCCATGGTGAGGATAGTTTCTTTCAATTAATACATGACGGTAGAATCTTCCCATTTCAGGAATTGCAAATACTCCTATTGCTCCAAAAGAACGAGTAGCTACAGGTAAAACTTCTCCTTCTGCTACATAAGCTCTTAACTTAGCATCTGCAGAACTTTGAAGACGGAAGAAAGTAATTTTTCCTGGCATTATATCTCCTTCTAATGTTCCACGAGTAATGTTTGGCTCTTGATTTGGCTCTAAAGCTCTTGCCATAATCTTTTGGTTCTTCATTGAACAGAA comes from Clostridium sp. TW13 and encodes:
- a CDS encoding ABC transporter ATP-binding protein encodes the protein METIIKVKNLSKSFGNVKAVNDISFEVQKGELFGFLGVNGAGKSTTINMICTLAQKTSGNVQVCGMELGKKDKEIRNKIGVVFQENSLDGLLTVKQNLISRAYLYESNTKKIKKNLDNVCEILKIGDLLNRPFKELSGGQKRSCDIARALMNTPEILFLDEPTTGLDPKTRQNLWNSIEYLRKEMKMTVFLTTHYMEEAAKAQHISVMDAGRIVASGTPFKLKEEYSMDKLKVEPANKETVKSILKSNSIKYKEDTNRLNIEIPNSLFAISLLEKLQQHINSFEVVQGTMEDAFLNITGKSLREA
- a CDS encoding beta-glucoside-specific PTS transporter subunit IIABC, encoding MDYKKVGLQILQLVGGGENIRRLTHCATRLRFEFNDMSKVEVKKIGELPGVISVVDKGGQFQVVIGNEVQQAYRAIIHETGNLEGANKASNKDEKKEGIVSHLISIISTTFTPMIPAITGAGMIKALLAILTLTGVMTDKSQTYQILNMIADSAFYFMPVLLAYGAAIKFECSPILAMTLAGVLLHPTLAKFMAAGGPVHLFGIPVTLADYSGSVLPIIITVWVMSYIERFADKVSPSIIKFFTKPLIILLLTAPLALIVIGPIGTYLNDLVAAGAEFINSRASWLIPLLMGAFQPLLVVTGTAWAMTPIATMQLSTKGAEMINGPGMLASNIAQGAATVCVAVKSKNKNLKQLAGSAGITALIGITEPSLYGVTLKLKKPLIASMIGGGCAGIYAGITGLVRYAFVSPGLAALPVFIGKNPMNIVHALITCLIAFVVTFALTWILGFDDPIEENQLANEDRDSIDLFTEKNYDATKAINETFEVVSPLSGEIISLSEVNDDVFASGLLGQGVAIIPNEGIVCAPINGVVATVLESKHAVAIKGDNGVEMLIHVGIDTVNLEGKHYKTYVKEGDRINIGDKLLEFDADEIKKLGYDTVTPVIIINSDKYESIVGEKNKYISFGEKIITVK
- a CDS encoding methyl-accepting chemotaxis protein, which codes for MKIRKLYSVGNKIMLQIIALVVSICCISSLLSYYKTKTNILNTMNDTLIERTKDSASSIEREFYHRQEQLNYIASLSEIQSMNWSLQQPLLLNEIKKWNYDGMFIMDTNGKGYYAATSEIKDQSKDSFFKTMKEKGSFITEPFIRKEQKESITTIVTPIKNNKNAIVGYLCGTIKLDDINKIVQSVKMGNDGYAFLLNSSGNFVAHQKMDVVINGTNFTNYFNKNSDKTISKNLQDILSKINSTTTSVEKLNLKDSSIFISHTQVKNTPWSVCLVVSQKDILSGISEIAVQQLILTILFIIVGIVISIFMRKYLSSEINNVKQYSSELSAYNLSYRGKVKTNNEFGQVIEALNSGVETLNSTIKEVKLNSNEICSSSEQIDLMLSEISSELETSAATTEEISASMEECNASLHEVNSTSQLISNNTKIMVNKANESVKLAKKIEEDATLIHSETTISKENIEKTYKNCSMKLKEALDKISIVENISSMTNSILDISEQTNLLSLNASIEAARAGEHGKGFAVVADEVRKLAEESSVTVINIQQNVDKALNAVKDLSSTSEELLSVVEKDILNDYKKLSDVALSYKSAGINVKHMASDFSDISGEISDSIDTIATNIEELTEAISVVSESSITIAENMNNINSKKESILNNSAENRSKSSKLSDLVNKFNL
- a CDS encoding glycoside hydrolase family 1 protein, coding for MIYTNTKDFPKSFLWGASTSAYQVEGAWNEDGKSPSIIDMCNHPEGTADFKIASDHYHRYKEDVKLFAEMGLKAYRFSIAWTRIIPYGVGEINEKGINFYNDLIDELIKNNIEPIVTMYHFDLPYVLEQKGGWGNRDTINAFLGYAKVLFERFGSKVKYWLTINEQNTMILHPGAIGTPKGSTLPSKKELYKQNHHMLLAQALTMKLCHEMCANGKIGPALNTTAMYQDTSNPDDAIAAHNWESIRCWNFLDVAVKGVYNPLAWSYLVDRKLAPTIQDGDMEILKNGKPDFVAINYYSTATIAASKNDASDVSARAGDQQIMLGEQGVYRATENPYVGKTKYGWVVDPVGLRMTLRKVYERYNLPILITENGIGAPDVLEEDDIVNDDYRIEYIKKHLEQLQLAITDGVDVMGYCPWSAIDVVSTHQGYGKRYGFIYVDRDEFDLKDLRRIKKKSFYWYKNVIVTNGSDLA
- the licT gene encoding BglG family transcription antiterminator LicT, which produces MNIRKILNNSLILAEDENKKEIIVMGKGLGFNSKVGDVLEKEKIEKIFVLKNETTMKEYVRLIEQTPSEYVEITNYIINYANRNLGKKLSDQLFITLIDHISYAIERYKKNITIQNRLIWEVKKFYPKEFEIGIYSVKYINEKLNIELLEEEAANIAFHIVNAQTDEGEMQNTLLTVKLLKAIFNIVQYNLGIKIDKDSINYSRFLTHLQFFIQRLLDGKIIESRDSFIFNQITKEYPVEFKCAKLIEEYIKNALDKEISYEELLYLTIHIVRINQK